In a genomic window of [Empedobacter] haloabium:
- a CDS encoding FlhC family transcriptional regulator has protein sequence MARPYVERHIHALSLAHACVQLGARMRTISYITGLTHTELAKLYPSGERVFKCGRLPASADWLIDKTNVLVRAELSIFAAIFCRLIDSDFGLSDAVVAGYKMYANMCAGPSRISFDRAFDVACHLKGIWAHPTASIALYPCPQCHSLYLSSIGNLSAASDGCVFCRLLARYDRDPRIQAMFPCRRVPVRSRHSVCALAHVKADT, from the coding sequence ATGGCCCGCCCATACGTCGAGCGGCATATCCACGCTCTTTCTCTCGCTCACGCGTGCGTGCAGCTCGGTGCGCGAATGCGCACCATCTCATACATTACCGGTCTGACGCACACTGAGCTCGCAAAGCTCTACCCTTCTGGCGAACGAGTATTCAAGTGCGGCCGCCTGCCCGCCTCTGCGGACTGGCTAATAGACAAGACCAATGTACTGGTTCGTGCCGAACTCTCGATCTTCGCAGCCATCTTTTGTCGCCTGATCGACAGCGATTTCGGCCTGAGTGACGCCGTTGTCGCAGGCTACAAGATGTATGCCAATATGTGTGCGGGCCCTTCCCGCATCTCCTTTGATCGCGCGTTCGACGTGGCTTGTCACCTCAAGGGAATCTGGGCCCATCCGACGGCAAGCATTGCCCTCTACCCGTGCCCGCAGTGCCATTCGCTCTATTTGTCGAGCATTGGGAATCTCAGCGCAGCATCGGACGGATGTGTCTTTTGCCGACTGCTCGCAAGGTACGACAGGGACCCGCGGATACAGGCCATGTTCCCTTGCCGACGAGTTCCAGTACGCTCTCGTCACAGCGTGTGCGCGTTAGCGCATGTGAAAGCAGATACGTAA
- a CDS encoding S24 family peptidase translates to MVRTHVQSSSRQLSATLSKAPDLIPGLRQRLVAELDRSGIDATERVRYLSVETGRAAQSVMRWLSDRSPGLPDLRSLAILCLRLEVDANWMLGLVRLRRPFPKESAHATVRELVPRMPSADWTSRLDFHMDRLAQGYDVYLMKGDDMAPVIGDDMPFLVDGSVSAITGNGIYFLTLSGVSMVRFVERTGDTKYRLRCANERYEQMTVDIGKCKKAEFEVIGKVTMAFELKRF, encoded by the coding sequence ATGGTACGAACACACGTGCAGTCCTCGTCGCGGCAGTTGTCCGCGACACTGTCGAAAGCGCCAGACCTTATTCCCGGTTTACGACAGCGGCTGGTCGCCGAACTCGATCGGAGCGGGATCGACGCCACGGAGCGTGTGCGTTACCTGTCGGTAGAGACCGGTCGCGCAGCGCAATCGGTCATGCGCTGGCTGTCGGATCGCTCCCCCGGCCTTCCCGATCTGCGCTCGTTGGCAATCCTGTGCCTGCGACTCGAAGTGGACGCGAACTGGATGCTTGGCCTGGTGCGGCTGCGCCGGCCCTTTCCCAAGGAGAGCGCCCATGCCACCGTGCGCGAACTCGTTCCGCGGATGCCATCGGCAGACTGGACCTCTCGCCTGGACTTTCATATGGACAGACTGGCTCAAGGCTACGATGTGTACCTGATGAAAGGCGATGACATGGCGCCCGTCATTGGTGACGATATGCCGTTTCTGGTCGACGGCAGCGTCAGCGCTATCACTGGAAACGGCATTTACTTTCTCACATTGTCCGGCGTATCAATGGTGCGCTTCGTCGAACGGACCGGAGACACGAAGTATCGCTTGCGTTGCGCGAACGAGCGTTACGAACAAATGACCGTCGACATAGGGAAGTGTAAGAAGGCAGAGTTCGAGGTCATTGGCAAGGTGACGATGGCTTTCGAGCTGAAGAGATTTTAG
- a CDS encoding DUF932 domain-containing protein: MKSGRNLRDLAVELRRQLNAKQDLLAPSRLIQCDTGPGGTCELALDVAGDRRAYIVSDIAMHQLAEKLKIPFGYFERMRRERPELLDENVNTWLQASGNENRLVRTLDGRVRAFLSDRYRRLDNYDVAEFVLPILERLPGAVPASTELTESRMYIKYICRRLQCEVAPGDMVCAGVVVSNSEVGWGHLTVEPLLYRLVCSNGLIAKDLVLRKKHLGKTMQLQEAAVELYKEDTLQADDRAILLKVRDMVEAAVSDVTFRLIVDKLRRTAGIKLADDPVKSVEVLAHRFALSEDERSGVLRSLIEGSQLSGYGLVNAVTSYSQDVLDYDRATELETVGGRLVSLSDSEWREIADPA; this comes from the coding sequence ATGAAATCAGGACGCAATCTGCGTGACTTGGCGGTGGAGCTGCGCCGTCAGCTCAACGCCAAACAGGACCTGCTTGCACCATCCCGGCTGATTCAATGCGATACCGGACCGGGTGGCACGTGCGAATTAGCGCTCGATGTGGCGGGAGATCGGCGCGCGTATATCGTCAGCGACATTGCGATGCACCAGCTCGCGGAAAAGCTGAAGATCCCCTTCGGCTATTTCGAACGCATGCGCCGCGAGCGGCCAGAACTACTTGACGAAAACGTCAACACCTGGCTGCAGGCTTCGGGAAACGAGAACAGGCTCGTCCGGACGCTCGATGGCAGGGTTCGCGCATTCCTGTCCGACCGATATCGCCGGCTGGACAACTACGATGTCGCGGAGTTTGTTCTGCCCATTCTCGAGCGTCTGCCTGGGGCGGTGCCGGCTTCGACCGAACTTACCGAATCGCGGATGTATATCAAGTACATCTGCCGGCGCCTGCAGTGCGAAGTCGCACCCGGCGATATGGTCTGTGCGGGCGTCGTCGTGAGCAACTCGGAAGTCGGATGGGGACACCTCACAGTGGAACCGCTACTTTACCGGCTCGTTTGCAGTAATGGTCTGATCGCGAAGGACCTGGTTCTGCGCAAAAAGCACTTGGGTAAGACCATGCAGCTGCAGGAAGCAGCAGTCGAACTATACAAGGAAGACACGCTGCAGGCAGATGACCGGGCGATCCTGCTCAAGGTGCGCGACATGGTCGAAGCCGCGGTATCCGATGTGACGTTCAGGCTGATCGTGGACAAGCTGCGCCGTACCGCTGGCATCAAGCTCGCCGACGATCCCGTCAAGTCGGTGGAAGTGCTGGCCCACCGATTTGCGCTATCGGAGGACGAACGTTCCGGGGTATTGCGCAGCCTGATCGAAGGCAGCCAGCTATCCGGATACGGACTCGTGAATGCGGTCACAAGCTATTCGCAGGACGTTCTCGACTACGACCGCGCTACCGAACTCGAAACAGTGGGTGGCCGGCTCGTCTCGCTAAGCGACAGCGAATGGCGCGAGATCGCCGACCCGGCCTGA
- a CDS encoding toprim domain-containing protein, translated as MDKLEFETRYRKMLQLAHGRWTTILRQLGVNERILNKRNQPCPLPGCGGRDRFQYTDKFGEGNYHCRYCGAGGGFKLLRGTMGWSAVETLERVEQCIGMLPNGIRHDPSRPNAKALDMAHRIWSEARPIQVSDQAHRYLLARRLQLDTYPATLRFHAALGYYERTCDDRCVHVRDYPALLARIDSPTDALVALHRIYLENGSKASVAAPKKTLCANFEGGAIRLAPATEVLNVCEGLENALAVFKRSSGEPVWSAISASNMQSLWIPPGVRFLRIYADNDADSDFAGQVAAFTLARAARKRKIDVKVFVPHRAGSDWADVWYARSAHLVRVV; from the coding sequence ATGGACAAGCTCGAATTCGAGACCAGGTATCGGAAGATGCTCCAGTTGGCCCACGGCCGTTGGACCACAATTCTGCGACAGCTCGGTGTGAACGAGCGGATTCTCAACAAGCGTAACCAGCCTTGCCCGCTGCCGGGATGCGGTGGACGCGACCGCTTTCAGTACACCGACAAGTTCGGCGAGGGGAATTATCACTGCCGGTACTGTGGCGCTGGTGGAGGTTTCAAGCTTCTGCGTGGCACCATGGGTTGGAGCGCTGTAGAGACCCTTGAGCGAGTTGAACAATGTATCGGCATGCTCCCAAACGGGATTCGACACGATCCGTCGCGGCCCAATGCCAAGGCATTGGACATGGCGCACCGGATCTGGTCGGAAGCGCGGCCGATACAAGTGTCGGACCAAGCACATCGCTACCTGCTCGCACGCAGGCTGCAGCTGGATACCTATCCCGCAACGTTGCGGTTTCATGCGGCGCTGGGATACTACGAGCGCACTTGTGATGACCGATGCGTTCACGTAAGGGACTACCCTGCCCTGCTGGCCAGGATAGACAGCCCGACCGACGCGCTCGTGGCTCTCCACAGAATTTATCTGGAGAATGGCTCGAAAGCGAGTGTCGCTGCGCCGAAAAAGACCCTGTGCGCGAACTTTGAAGGTGGCGCGATTCGTCTGGCCCCGGCCACGGAAGTTCTGAACGTGTGCGAAGGGCTCGAGAACGCGCTGGCGGTGTTTAAGCGCAGTAGTGGCGAACCAGTGTGGTCGGCCATATCAGCGAGCAATATGCAAAGCCTATGGATACCCCCAGGTGTTCGCTTCCTCAGGATCTACGCGGATAACGATGCCGACTCTGATTTTGCTGGCCAGGTGGCAGCATTCACATTGGCACGCGCAGCCCGTAAGCGGAAGATCGACGTCAAGGTTTTTGTCCCACATCGAGCCGGCAGCGACTGGGCCGATGTGTGGTATGCCCGCTCGGCGCATCTCGTCAGAGTCGTCTGA
- a CDS encoding AcaB family transcriptional regulator, giving the protein MSEPTNAEPIGVTTTQSDNGETNQRLLSREVKTDFRRVESASRKIRTTLQSPEGKRLFLRFFDGASLNMHFITVIAPINLPSAEIESAVAALEELVEKNTALLNDALVHAEQLCHRNGITDLATYDIAPLIVDARVHSRFGRRYLELICKVDQLMQILETLVIDEVMPNGEMAVRKAKAKRAVRSIGSAMRQTRFGLHKRINAQQLKQGAAETVDQQDAAQTDSEQLSSEVVTEVSADAPQAEVEGARQLEAVAEK; this is encoded by the coding sequence ATGAGCGAGCCCACCAATGCCGAGCCGATCGGTGTCACTACGACGCAGAGCGATAACGGCGAAACCAACCAGCGGCTCTTGTCGAGAGAAGTCAAGACTGACTTCCGCAGGGTCGAGTCTGCTAGCCGCAAGATCCGCACGACATTGCAGAGCCCCGAAGGAAAACGCCTCTTCCTGAGGTTTTTCGATGGGGCCTCGCTGAACATGCACTTCATCACGGTAATCGCGCCGATCAACCTGCCCTCTGCTGAAATCGAAAGCGCAGTGGCCGCACTTGAGGAATTGGTGGAGAAGAACACTGCGCTTCTCAACGATGCATTGGTGCATGCCGAGCAACTCTGTCACCGAAATGGGATCACTGATCTAGCCACTTACGACATCGCTCCGCTGATAGTCGATGCCCGGGTTCACTCGCGCTTCGGCCGACGCTACCTCGAACTCATTTGCAAGGTCGACCAGCTGATGCAAATTCTCGAGACACTCGTTATTGACGAGGTGATGCCGAATGGTGAAATGGCTGTGCGGAAGGCCAAGGCGAAGCGTGCTGTAAGGTCGATCGGTAGCGCAATGCGTCAGACGCGTTTCGGGTTACACAAGCGGATCAACGCACAACAGCTAAAGCAAGGGGCTGCCGAGACTGTCGATCAACAGGATGCAGCGCAGACTGACTCCGAGCAGTTATCGTCCGAAGTAGTTACCGAAGTCTCTGCTGATGCACCCCAAGCCGAGGTCGAGGGGGCGCGGCAATTGGAAGCCGTAGCAGAAAAATAG
- a CDS encoding AlpA family phage regulatory protein, whose translation MRLPEVAAVCGKSRAAIYKAIRAGEFPKQVKISARSSGWVRCEIEEWVRSRMASR comes from the coding sequence ATGAGGCTGCCGGAGGTTGCCGCGGTTTGCGGCAAATCGCGGGCGGCAATCTACAAGGCGATTCGCGCTGGCGAGTTCCCGAAACAGGTAAAAATTTCCGCTCGGTCCTCGGGGTGGGTTCGCTGCGAGATCGAAGAGTGGGTCCGTTCACGCATGGCGTCGAGGTAA
- a CDS encoding integrase arm-type DNA-binding domain-containing protein, with product MNTRGKHMLTTVSVTSKKTKGYYADGNGLYLQVSASGSKSWIFRFMLRGRAREMGLGSVQSKSLAAARADVASYRQLLIEGIDPIEHRRGLQLKAPTVPRTAHSFRECAEQFHAMHSEGWRNVKHVAQWINTLALYVFPAIGDRDVDEVTRADILTVLEPIWLTKHETASRVRQRIKLVLDWASAREYRTEREHGLWDQMSTALPKTRQLRKPKHYRSCSYERVGMALAAIRTCGASMCVRCAMEFIVLTAARTGMVRMARWEEIDWSKHQWTIPAERMKTGVEHRIPLPHRAMEILEAQRQKSEPEGLIFPTPRNKPHSDMVFTMQLRRLGLAFTMHGFRSTFRDWAAEQTAFPAEVCEAALAHALKNPTEAAYFRSDLFDKRRELMGAWAAYCVAETQAATKPPAE from the coding sequence ATGAACACCCGAGGCAAGCACATGCTTACGACGGTAAGCGTGACATCGAAAAAGACGAAGGGCTACTATGCCGACGGTAATGGCTTGTATTTGCAAGTTTCCGCTAGCGGGTCGAAGTCGTGGATCTTTCGCTTCATGCTGCGCGGACGCGCTCGCGAGATGGGATTGGGTTCGGTTCAAAGCAAGTCGCTAGCCGCGGCACGAGCTGACGTGGCAAGCTACAGACAGCTACTCATCGAAGGAATCGATCCCATAGAGCATCGACGCGGCTTGCAACTAAAGGCGCCGACCGTGCCCAGAACTGCGCATAGTTTTCGCGAGTGCGCCGAGCAATTCCATGCAATGCATAGCGAGGGATGGCGCAATGTGAAGCACGTGGCCCAGTGGATCAACACACTTGCTCTCTATGTCTTCCCTGCCATTGGCGACAGGGACGTTGACGAGGTGACGAGAGCCGATATCCTGACGGTTCTTGAACCTATCTGGCTGACGAAGCACGAAACTGCCAGCAGGGTTCGCCAGCGGATCAAGCTTGTACTAGACTGGGCCTCGGCGCGCGAGTATCGAACCGAACGCGAGCACGGCCTCTGGGACCAAATGTCTACTGCCCTTCCGAAGACCAGGCAACTTCGTAAGCCGAAGCACTATCGCTCCTGCTCCTATGAGCGCGTCGGTATGGCTCTTGCTGCGATTCGAACTTGCGGCGCGTCTATGTGCGTCAGGTGCGCTATGGAATTCATCGTTCTTACTGCGGCAAGAACGGGTATGGTACGGATGGCGCGATGGGAAGAAATCGATTGGTCGAAACACCAGTGGACAATACCCGCAGAACGTATGAAGACAGGGGTTGAACACCGGATTCCGCTACCGCATCGGGCCATGGAGATTCTTGAAGCTCAACGTCAGAAATCGGAGCCTGAAGGACTGATCTTCCCCACTCCTCGCAACAAGCCTCATAGCGATATGGTCTTCACGATGCAGCTCCGGCGCTTGGGACTGGCCTTTACCATGCATGGTTTCCGATCGACCTTCCGAGACTGGGCCGCGGAGCAGACCGCTTTTCCCGCGGAAGTTTGCGAGGCAGCGCTGGCGCACGCGCTTAAGAATCCCACCGAAGCAGCATATTTTCGCAGCGATCTGTTTGACAAGAGGCGCGAGCTGATGGGAGCGTGGGCCGCATATTGTGTCGCCGAGACCCAGGCTGCAACGAAGCCTCCTGCTGAGTGA